The Malus domestica chromosome 10, GDT2T_hap1 genome contains a region encoding:
- the LOC114827492 gene encoding uncharacterized protein gives MIQTPFERVISYYSLLLDFTLIGFFLVLDFVLHRVCEDVKKLHRQTKLMGELRNRLEENNNRLLEEKENQLQSLSAKLDLAESELETKRRDVSDLRNAFGELLVEQGVVVAENKRLHEWLESEDMFVEFDRLLGEKEDQLRSLRTTINNAELERDAKAKDANVAEAHVLVLKKLFGQLFNEHSLVLEENESLKQQLQSSSDAKLKHDQLVDENKILKTKLISLSQVESELETTTKNLNDAEADLMNLSNAFGELLDSQGVAVEANQSLQKELQSSDTKLKHLQHELETKTKEICAAKDRAMVQEKQSEEAFTEYGRMLADKEEELESLKTKLDQLQFELNGAEDDVTFMRNLFRRLLDDQDEVHEKNRTLKSWLQASFTAVKKLEYEIATKTEDLRSAHDKIMAVNNDSDYYFQEYVRLLEENKILESKAKWETAKHSEGLQTY, from the exons ATGATCCAGACACCTTTCGAGCGCGTCATCAGTTACTACAGCCTGCTCCTCGACTTCACTCTCATCG GGTTCTTCCTAGTCCTTGATTTCGTTCTACACCGAGTATGCGAGGATGTCAAAAAACTTCACAGACAAACGAAATTGATGGGGGAACTGCGCAACAGACTTGAAGAAAACAATAATCGCTTGCTTGAGGAGAAAGAAAACCAACTGCAATCGTTGAGCGCAAAGCTCGACCTAGCTGAATCCGAGCTAGAGACCAAAAGAAGAGATGTTTCTGATCTAAGAAACGCATTTGGGGAATTGCTTGTTGAGCAAGGTGTGGTGGTTGCAGAAAACAAACGTCTACACGAGTGGTTGGAATCGGAAGATATGTTTGTCGAGTTTGATCGCTTGCTTGGGGAGAAAGAGGACCAATTGCGATCCTTGAGAACAACGATCAACAACGCAGAATTGGAGCGCGACGCCAAGGCGAAGGATGCTAATGTTGCAGAAGCCCATGTTCTTGTTCTAAAGAAGTTGTTCGGACAGCTATTTAACGAGCACAGTCTTGTCCTTGAGGAGAATGAGAGTTTAAAGCAGCAGCTGCAGTCGTCATCAGACGCCAAACTGAAACATGATCAATTGGTTGACGAAAACAAGATTTTGAAAACAAAGCTCATTAGCCTCAGCCAAGTAGAATCTGAACTCGAGACCACAACCAAAAACCTGAATGATGCAGAAGCCGATTTAATGAATTTAAGCAACGCATTCGGAGAGTTACTTGACTCGCAAGGTGTTGCAGTCGAGGCAAACCAAAGTTTACAAAAGGAGCTACAATCTTCGGACACAAAGCTCAAACATCTACAACATGAGCTTGAGACAAAGACGAAGGAGATTTGCGCTGCAAAGGACCGCGCGATGGTGCAAGAGAAACAATCCGAAGAGGCTTTCACTGAGTACGGCCGTATGCTTGCGGATAAAGAGGAAGAACTGGAATCGTTGAAAACAAAACTCGACCAACTGCAATTTGAGCTTAATGGTGCAGAAGATGATGTTACTTTTATGAGGAATCTATTTAGACGATTACTTGATGATCAAGATGAGGTACACGAGAAAAATCGAACTTTAAAGAGCTGGTTGCAGGCATCATTCACAGCAGTAAAAAAACTTGAATACGAAATCGCAACAAAGACAGAGGATCTTCGCTCTGCACACGATAAAATTATGGCTGTGAACAACGATTCAGATTATTATTTTCAAGAGTACGTTCGATTACTCGAGGAGAACAAGATCTTAGAAAGCAAAGCGAAGTGGGAGACTGCCAAGCACTCAGAAGGATTGCAGACctattga
- the LOC103412546 gene encoding mitogen-activated protein kinase kinase kinase 18-like translates to MDWTRGRTIGLGSSATVSIAKSHRSGEVFAVKSAELSQSQFLQKEQTILSTLSSPYIVQYKGRNISNENGAVLYNLFLEYAPGGIVSDAIRRQGGCLNEAATRCYARQILLGLQHLHSNQIAHCDVKCQNILVAENGAKVKLADLGCARRVNSDRGSPIGGTPLYMAPEVARGEEQGIAADVWALGCTIIEMATGRAPWPDVCDPVSALYRIGFSGDAPGIPSSLSKQGRDFVAKCLIRDPLERWSAVELLEHGFLLEAPNDLLSPTTVLDRGLLEEEFDLDQIRDPTCESGCSDYSAKERIRHLSEGNTSSLEVPNWACDEHNWVNVRSNNIENQDLAQKHTAFSPLNRQFKLALLCPHNFYFEPTYTYSNTNPNTNTNPNKDTSSDATSFSSKHRKSKAWMASKCNKYVSFANPNFVNKNFWLFVNVFKDERKKEDLTT, encoded by the coding sequence ATGGATTGGACAAGAGGCCGAACCATCGGCCTTGGCTCCTCTGCCACAGTCTCCATCGCCAAGTCACACCGCTCCGGTGAGGTTTTCGCAGTCAAGTCGGCCGAGCTCTCACAATCCCAATTCCTCCAAAAGGAGCAAACAATTTTATCCACGTTGAGCTCTCCCTATATAGTACAGTACAAGGGTCGCAACATCTCAAATGAAAACGGTGCCGTTTTGTACAATCTATTTTTAGAATACGCGCCCGGAGGCATTGTCTCCGACGCAATCCGACGGCAAGGCGGTTGCCTGAACGAGGCGGCGACAAGGTGCTACGCGAGGCAGATTCTACTCGGGCTGCAGCACCTCCATTCCAATCAAATCGCTCACTGCGACGTCAAGTGTCAGAACATTTTGGTCGCGGAAAATGGCGCGAAAGTGAAGCTCGCCGATTTGGGTTGCGCTCGCCGCGTAAATTCTGATCGTGGGTCGCCCATTGGCGGGACCCCTCTGTACATGGCGCCGGAGGTGGCGCGCGGGGAGGAACAGGGGATTGCCGCCGACGTGTGGGCTCTGGGATGCACAATAATCGAAATGGCCACCGGGCGGGCTCCGTGGCCCGACGTTTGCGACCCCGTATCGGCGTTGTACCGAATCGGGTTTTCCGGCGATGCGCCGGGGATACCGAGCTCTCTGTCGAAGCAAGGCAGGGACTTTGTCGCCAAGTGTTTGATCAGGGACCCACTGGAGAGGTGGTCGGCAGTTGAGCTTCTGGAGCATGGATTTTTACTCGAGGCACCCAATGATTTGCTAAGTCCCACCACCGTACTGGATCGTGGTTTGTTGGAGGAGGAATTTGATTTGGACCAGATTCGGGATCCGACATGTGAAAGCGGTTGTTCGGATTATTCAGCTAAGGAGAGGATCCGACACTTGAGCGAAGGCAATACGTCGTCGTTAGAGGTACCTAATTGGGCTTGTGATGAACATAATTGGGTCAATGTGAGGAGCAACAACATTGAAAATCAAGATTTAGCTCAAAAACACACCGCTTTTTCACCTCTTAACCGGCAATTCAAACTCGCGCTACTTTGCCCCCATAATTTTTACTTCGAGCCAACGTATACGTATTCAAATACGAATCCGAATACGAATACGAATCCGAATAAGGATACTAGTAGTGATGCTACTAGCTTTAGCAGTAAACATAGGAAGAGCAAGGCTTGGATGGCCTCTAAATGTAACAAATATGTATCTTTTGCAAatccaaattttgtaaataaaaatttttGGTTGTTTGTGAATGTATTtaaagatgaaagaaaaaaggaagacTTGACAACATAG